The nucleotide sequence TAAAAGCAAAGCGCCGAAAATGGATGACTTGGACTACAGTAAGTGGCTAAGTGGAGACGTTATCGTTAAGCTAGCGGCGGCTAATCCTTATCGCTTTTCGATTTTATTATTAGAATCGGTGTGACAATGAAGCCGTTTAATACATAGTTAAACATAAATGAGCAGTTAATGTTCGTATAAATTTGCTAAAATAATACAGCACTATCTCGCTGTGGCACAGTTCGACTGACGCAGACGTTATCGATCGATTCGGTTAGTGTTTCAGGTAAGGCCGGTGCCGGTGGACATTTAACAGCGCCAGTGGGATTCGCGTTCCACAGCGTCTTATTCTTTCAAAATACTTCTAATCTGCTAAGAACCGCGTGTTATTATTGTGTAGGATCCAGGGTGTGGGCGTGGTTTTTtggaggtggggtggggtgggggggtcaacatttttgttttggttttatccTGGTGTTACTTCCAGCATGGTGAACTAGTGATTGTGGATTCAAATCTGTGCTTAGTAACAGTTAACCTAACAAGGTTAATAAAATAGTCACAATTAATTGAAAGGTTTTCAAGAATATGTTTTTTGTGAAGTTGTGGGAAGCTGAAGTATCCAGAGAAGTGATCTTGAACAGGATATAGGGATAGTAAATCTATTTTGTCCGTTAAATTTAATTCTGCCCTCTAGCCTATGCAGTTGtttccccctctttttttttgtttcgtgaTTACAATGGCAGTAATCTGTCATCTCCAATGTGAGTAACAAAGCCCttggtgatttatttttagCTAATAAAGAGCTCCACCTCCTTTTATATTGTCAGAGCTGTGTTTGTCGTATTCACAGCGGCAGAACTAACAGGCTCATTCTTCTCTCTGCTTCACCCCCACACCCGTAGTCCCAGTAGACCTGAGCCCAGAGGAGCGCTCGGAGCTGGAGGACATCCGCAGGAGGAAGGGGGTCCTGCTGCTGGAGATTCAAAGGCTCCGTGAGGAGCTCAGGGAGGCCATTTTGGAGGTGGAAGGGCTTGAGGCCAGCACGGAGGGCAGGTGAGGAGTGAACATTATTGTTGTACATAAGGAAACAATGGTTCAAGCAATTTTAGTAATGTCATCTGCTCACATGTGAATAGAATCATGCTTTAATGCATGCCACCTATTGTTATTGGCATTTTTAATACAGTGGAACAGCCAAGGTTCAACACAATCCACATGAGGATGCTGTCTAAGATCCAATCTGTTCATATTTCGACAATATTACATAAGGACTTCTAATTGTTGGACCTTTAATGTGATAAGTTCCACTGTGTACGTCTTTTTATAGTAGTAATCGCACCTTATCTTCTGTCCATTGTGCAGTAAAACCCTTCAGAAAAATAGGCATGTTGCAATGGGAAGGAAGAAATTTAACATGGATCCCAAAAAGGTAGGAAAGTTCAAATATTGCTTGTAGACTCTTCATGGGGAGCTTGGATGGCAACAAAGTGCGTGTTTGGCTTCACAGGGCATCGTATTTCTTGTGGAGAACGAGCTGCTCAgacacactccggaggacatcgCTCAGTTCCTTTACAAAGGAGAAGGCCTCAACAAGACGGCCATCGGCGATTACCTCGGGGAAAGGTGACCCATTTTACTCTACTCTGAGTCTTCATCTCATTCCATCCCTTTTTTTAATGCTTCCGTCACTGCTCTGCTGCAGGGACGACTTCAACATCAAAGTCCTCCAGGCTTTCGTTGACCTGCACGAGTTCACAGATCTTAACCTGGTCCAGGCCCTCAGGTAAGTCAGCGTCAACTCTGAAAATGAAAACTTCTTAAGTGTCTGGTTTGGGATCCTGGCACACGAAGCCAGACAAACATTCGGCGTAAAGGAAAGTACCAAACTCTCGCATGCCATGCGCACCTCACCCAAATGAATGCCATTTCACAATCGAGACGATTTAATGATAAACTTAGTACGAGCTGCCATTTGGCCTATGATGCACAAAAAAGCGGCATTTTAAATGTATGCTGTGGTAATTGACATGTTTGCAGGCAATTTTTGTGGAGTTTCCGTCTGCCCGGTGAAGCCCAGAAGATTGACAGAATGATGGAAGCCTTTGCTCAGAGATATTGTCGTTGTAACCCCGGCGTCTTCCAGAGCACTGGTGCATACTCACACGCacattagacttagacttagactcaactttattaatcccttgggaatactccttcagggaaattcaggccgcagcagtatccataccacagagcgggtttacaaaagacacacagatggcatgagcgcaactcaataggccctcataaggctgccatacaacggcgccacaaagaaagccagaaagtgcgaaagataaaagccatcaaagcaaaacaaagcaaagcaaaaagacaaaagaaaaaagtaacagtgcccaaccagcacccctcaatatcagaaaacaccccaaaacacacaaaataatcattttgaTTATTCATTTCCTCTCATTTCTAAagtaatgaagaagaaaaaaaactgtgactgAACTTGGCACTGTTTGCAGACACGTGTTACGTGCTGTCGTTCGCCATCATCATGCTTAATACCAGCCTCCACAACCCCAACGTGAGGGACAAACCGGGCCTGGAGCGCTTCATCTCCATGAACCGCGGCATCAACGACGGAGGGGACCTGCCCGAGGACCTGCTGCGAGTACGCTTAATGACGGCGTGAACGTCCAAGCAGCACTCTGACGCGATTCTTGCCTTCTCACCCCAGAACCTGTACGAAAGCATTAAAAATGAGCCCTTTAAGATCCCTGAGGACGACGGCAACGACCTGACGCACACCTTCTTCAACCCTGACAGAGAGGGCTGGCTGCTTAAACTCGGTGAGAGCAACGCCGCTCACAAATCCAACTCTGGATGTCGGAAAGTTTGCTGTTCTCATccaagttttgttttttgtgctggGTGGGTCTGCGTCTGTGCGGCCGATGACAAAATGGCCACGAGGGGCACGCTGTGGAGCTGTTGTTGCATGGCATGGCGGGGGCTTGTCATGTGTGTCACTAATGTATCATGtcctcctctctctcttcctctctgGTCGCCTTCTAAATAAATTCGTCTTCCGCTTCTTCCCCTGCGATTTCCGCCTGCCGCTGCTTGTTTTCACAGGAGGTATGTACTGACGCAAGTTCGCGTTGTCGTGCATGGGAAGGTAGATAGCTAGAAGGTGAACGTTTAGCGTGGGCTACGTCGTCTGACTCTCAGCGCTTGCTTTCAGGGGGACGAGTGAAAACCTGGAAGAGGCGATGGTTCATCCTCACGGACAACTGTCTCTACTACTTTGAATACACAACAGTAAGTCAGCACACTTCACGAATAAAATCtagtgtgttaaaaaaaaggctATTTGTATGCAGGCAACAATCGGTTGGAGTTCCTTTTGGAGTTACGCTATGAAAAGATTCATGACATCCAAATGTTTTGAACACTTTAGAAGTAGAACTGGTCAGGTGGCTTGTGCACTGCTTAAAATAATCCCAAAGCCCATACGAGCCGACATATTTACTGATGGCttgtgtgagtttttttttatttttttatggtcGTACATGTTGCTGTCTCAACTGTGCTCTTAAGTGAAcgcgtctttgtgtgtgtgctcgaACCAACAGGACAAAGAACCTCGAGGCATCATCCCCTTGGAGAACCTCAGCATCCGGGAGGTGGAGGACCCACGCAAACCTGTAAGATTGCATTCCACACGGCTCATTGTTTGTTTTGCCTAGACTGGATTTTGTCTCGCATGCTTGGcacaattaaaacatttttttatgctGTCAAGCCCCACAATTGGAATGACTGtggaactttaaaaaaaacaaacaaatgaaagtaGAGCTGTTACATATGGATGAAATAATTGAAACGTGTTGGATACCATATATTGGTTACTTGGATCTGCTGTGTAAAATCAAGCATTCATGACCCAGCCGCTGTCGTCTGGTCCCAACAGAACTGCTTCGAGTTGTACATCCCCAACAACCGCGGTCAGCTGATCAAGGCGTGCAAGACTGAAGCGGACGGCCGGGTGGTGGAGGGGAACCACATGGTGTACCGCATCTCCGCCCCCACGCCCGAGGAGAAGGATGAGTGGATCCACAGTATCAAGTACGGCAGCAAAATGCAAAAGAATGCAGATCTTCTCTTGGCGTACCACTAGAAATTAGATCACAGAAGATAGCTGAATTTATTTTAAGGGAAAATGTCCTATTTTGTAGATTCACTCGGGAGGGAAATATTTCCTAATTTATTTTTGGTGTGTCACGTCAGATCTGCAGTCAGCGTGGACCCATTCTATGAAATGCTCGCCGCCAGGAAGAAACGTATATCGCTGAAGAAGAAAGAAGAGCAGCCCTAGAGTATTACCGCCGCCGTTCCTCTTTTCTCTTAAATCCTCATCTTCCTTCCTCCACACTACTCTTTATCGCAGTGGCCGCCATGTTGAACACACTTGCGGCCCTTCATGCCGTCCTCTAAACACCTCTGAGGAACTCAATGAAAACGCCCCATATGTCAAAGCCACACATGCTCCTCATATACAGAGTTTCCCCAAGTGCGTGCAATTTATTTGTCCTCTCTTTTTTGTCCTCTGAAACGCCCTAAGATGCCACAAGGCTGAGACAAAGCTTTTTCGTTACATGAAAGgcttgctttggcgccatcctGTGGTGTCAAGGAACTGCtgaagtgacaggaggagcttcagccacaaaatggtgccaaaGCACTAATTTTCTATTAGACAGTGCTTTGACACTATCATGTGACATCTTATGACTTTTCAGAAAAGGCATCAAGAAGTGGATAACAGCAGAtgggtttatttaaaaaagtaaTTTATGGTAGGGGGAACACTGTATATCCAAAAAATCAAAAcgcccctcccgccctcccacaTTCCAGCTTTACACCAGCCTACGATATTGACAAATAGATGAAGACGTTACATTTTGACATCCTCCTCAACTGGCCTCTTGTCAAAGGCAGCTCATGACTAtgtacgacttttttttttttttttcatatttgtttCTTGTAAATAGATGTTAGCATTATTTGTTTATTGCTCACTTGTAGAGACCATGTTTAATTTATTGTTCCCGTTTTGTACGAGCTACTGTTTGGAGCGCATGTTGACAGGCGTAAAGTCGTCAAGAAGTCTGTAGCATGTGCCTCGTTGCCTAGAAGAAGAGTCAGCAGAATATTTGTCGCTTAGCCTGGTGAAGCACAAGCGTCCATGAAATCATTAGACACTTTTTCTCGCGTTCCTTCCTTCGCTTCCCAGTGTCCACCGAACACAAAATGTCCGCCCATCCATCCTGGTAAAACGCGTTCTTGTTTTAAATGAATCGGATCCGACGTGTTGCTGATTTTTGTAGACTGTAAGAAAACTAgaagtagctttttttttttttttttttttttttttttacggcacTTTACCCGATGTTGCGGCTGATGTGCGTCGGTGAACTGGCTCACCAGAGCAAGGCTGGGGAACCATATGCAGGCCAAACTCAGAGGAAGtgagattaaaaaacaaactttcCTTCAATTATTCATCATATTTTGTAAGACTTTAAAATCAGACTCGCCACTGCACATTGCGATATAAAACGCAATTACCTGCTCGGTTCAAACCTCAGCAGTTCACAACCTTCATGCTGTTCTTTTTGTTCTTCATTAAATCAAGTAGCATGAAGCTGAATAATGACGCCGATCGTATTTGGACCTTAACAGCCGTCGCGGCGGCCAAGCTGATGTACAAAAAACCTTGTGAGTTGCCTTTATGTTAGTCGTTTCTCTCCCAAAGCTTAGAGAGGCCCGGCCTTCCGTCAGTTCCGTTAGTGCTTCTGCGTTTTTGCCTGCGGGCTTTCTCGACCTTCTGGGAATTCTTGAAGTGCAAAGttgccaaaaaacaaaacaacagtgaTTCAGAACAGCAAAATGTTGCAAACAGTGCACACCCGAAACTCTCTTGTTTCTGAGCCACCTCTTTCTGAAAAATAATgtctttattttctatttatttatttacttatggcAAGGTGAAGACAAAGCTAGACATGATGTAAATGTAGCAAATGGCgcataccacacacacacattggtgcCAGTAAACAACTGTGTAACAATAAAAAGGTGATGATTGACTGTTGATTGATGTGTGTTCATATTCACATTCATTTGAGCAGACTAAAATTTGGAGATTTTGAATTTTgtaggtggatttttttttttttttaaaccaccatGCCTGACGAAGAACAACCTATCAGACACAGAAGATGTCAATCATCTTGTAGTTGGGCTCCTGCAGCCTCCCCCAGTGTCTTATCTGCTGAACAGGTatgttacattttaaaatataaaacttCAAATCAATTCTGTGTTACAGCAATTTTGAATTACAAATAAATCTGAAAGAGGTGTGGCTAG is from Syngnathus scovelli strain Florida chromosome 9, RoL_Ssco_1.2, whole genome shotgun sequence and encodes:
- the cyth2 gene encoding cytohesin-2, with translation MTVDSEIFMPKSKAPKMDDLDYIPVDLSPEERSELEDIRRRKGVLLLEIQRLREELREAILEVEGLEASTEGSKTLQKNRHVAMGRKKFNMDPKKGIVFLVENELLRHTPEDIAQFLYKGEGLNKTAIGDYLGERDDFNIKVLQAFVDLHEFTDLNLVQALRQFLWSFRLPGEAQKIDRMMEAFAQRYCRCNPGVFQSTDTCYVLSFAIIMLNTSLHNPNVRDKPGLERFISMNRGINDGGDLPEDLLRNLYESIKNEPFKIPEDDGNDLTHTFFNPDREGWLLKLGGRVKTWKRRWFILTDNCLYYFEYTTDKEPRGIIPLENLSIREVEDPRKPNCFELYIPNNRGQLIKACKTEADGRVVEGNHMVYRISAPTPEEKDEWIHSIKSAVSVDPFYEMLAARKKRISLKKKEEQP